GTTCATGCACTGCGTTTCCGGTAGACCGTCCTTCCGATCAGGTCAAAACTGTCGTTGAGTCCGTACATGGACTCCGAATGGCCAAGGAACAGGTAGCCGCCGTCGGGCAGCAGTCCGGCGTAGCGCTGGAACAGCCGCTGCTTGGTGGGTTTGTCGAAATAGATGACGACGTTGCGGCAGAAAATGGCATCGAACGGACCCTGCATGGGCCAGTCGTGCAACAGGTTCAGCGGCAGGATGCTGATCAGCTCGCGCAGGCGCGGGTTCACGCAGGCGTAGTCGGCGTACTCGCCTTCACCGCGCAGGAACCAGCGCCGCCGGCGTTCCTCACTCACGCCTTCGAGACGATCAAGCGCGTAGACGCCCTTGCGCGCCGTCTCCAGCGCCTGCGGCGACAGATCGGTAGCAAGAATCTTGGCGTCCAGGCCGTTGGCGTTGTGCTTTTCCAGCGCCTCGGCCAGCACCATGGCGAGCGTGTACGGCTCTTCGCCGGTGGCGCAGCCGGCGGACCAGATGCGCAGGCGGCCGCCGTTCTTCTTTTCGCTGATCCAGCGCGGCAGCAGTTCGTCCCTCAGCAGGTCGAAATGATGCGATTCGCGGAAAAAAGCGGTGACGTTGGTGCTGATGGCGCTGGCCAGCTCGCCCAGCTCCTGCTGCGGATCACGCCGCAGCAGCTCGCAGTAGGCCTGGAAATCGCGCAGCTTCAGCGCACGCAGGCGGCGCAGCAGGCGCCCTTGCACCAGCTGGCGCTTGTGCTCGCCCAGCGAGATGCCGCACTGCTCGTACACGAACGTGCGCAGGAACTCGAACTCCGCATTACCCAGTGACGGGCCGCCCATGGCCGCCACGCCAGCTTGATTGTCCATCGTGGCAGCCATGCTCATGCTCAGAACTCCTTCCAGGAGCCAGCGTCGGCGGCTTCAGCCTTGGGTGCGCGCTGTGCCGGCGCGTTGGAGCTGCGCACGGCGGCGAACACGGCTTCGGCTTCGGCCATCACCGACTGCGATCGGGCCTTCTCGGTCGCCACTTCGGCAGAGGCTTCGCCGACCTGGAAGAAACTGACCTGGCGGGCCAGTTCGCCGGCCTGCTCCTGCATCGCACGGGCGGCGGCAGCGGCCTCTTCCACCAGCGCGGCGTTCTGCTGGGTCATTTCGTCCATCTGCAGCACCGCGTGGTTCACCTGGTCGATGCCGGCGGACTGTTCCTGCGATGCGGCGGCAATCTCGGCCACGATGTCGGTGACCTTCTTCACGCTGTCCACGATTTCGGCCAGTGCCTTGCCCGACTGGTCCACCAGCGACGAACCCACGCGCACCTTCTCCGCGCTGTCGTTGATGAGGCCCTTGATCTCCTTGGCGGCACCGGCACTGCGCTGCGCGAGGTTGCGCACTTCGGTGGCCACCACGGCGAAGCCGCGGCCCTGTTCGCCAGCACGTGCCGCTTCCACGGCGGCGTTGAGCGCCAGCAGGTTGGTCTGGAAGGCGATTTCGTCGATCAGGCTGACAATTTCGGAAATCTTGCGGCTGGAGTCGTTGATCTCGCGCATCGCCGCACTGGCCTGCGAGGCCACTTCGCCACCGTGCTCGGCCTGGCGGCGCGTGGCGCTGGCAAGCTGGTTGGCGTGGCTGGCGTTCTCGGCGTTCTGCTTCACGGTAGAGGTCATTTCCTCCATCGACGAGGCGGTTTCTTCCAGGCTCGATGCCTGCTCCTGCGTGCGCTGGCTCAGGTCATCGTTGCCGCGGGCAATCTGCTGCGCGGCCGAGCTCACCGAGCCTGCACCGTGGCGCACTTCGCCGACGATGTTGCTGAGGCGCTGGTCCATGGTGCGCAGGGCATCCAGCAGTTCGCCCAGCTCGTCCTTGCGCTGATTGTCGATCGCGTGGCCGAGCTTGCCGCCCGCGATGGCATGGGCCACCTTCACCGCCACGCCCAGCGTGCTCAGGATGGAGCGCATCAGCAGCATGGCCATGACCGAGGCAA
The nucleotide sequence above comes from Dyella telluris. Encoded proteins:
- a CDS encoding CheR family methyltransferase, producing MSMAATMDNQAGVAAMGGPSLGNAEFEFLRTFVYEQCGISLGEHKRQLVQGRLLRRLRALKLRDFQAYCELLRRDPQQELGELASAISTNVTAFFRESHHFDLLRDELLPRWISEKKNGGRLRIWSAGCATGEEPYTLAMVLAEALEKHNANGLDAKILATDLSPQALETARKGVYALDRLEGVSEERRRRWFLRGEGEYADYACVNPRLRELISILPLNLLHDWPMQGPFDAIFCRNVVIYFDKPTKQRLFQRYAGLLPDGGYLFLGHSESMYGLNDSFDLIGRTVYRKRSA
- a CDS encoding methyl-accepting chemotaxis protein, which encodes MKKFALKAPELSVRNRMRAVLGLLGLMLIAGAVIGIGGMQEQNTGMGKIYEEEIVPTQLVSQVTGRQLMSFILLGESATLVGKPDQVKSKLAEYAKLQAEMEDLKKQLASIPMSPAVKKHYDDWHSTDADYSDAKASMVDALNQGDTGASELLEMQVRPLLMQRQASLSKMVDAQRADAKQIYDAQVARYHVVRTISIVALLVGLAIASVMAMLLMRSILSTLGVAVKVAHAIAGGKLGHAIDNQRKDELGELLDALRTMDQRLSNIVGEVRHGAGSVSSAAQQIARGNDDLSQRTQEQASSLEETASSMEEMTSTVKQNAENASHANQLASATRRQAEHGGEVASQASAAMREINDSSRKISEIVSLIDEIAFQTNLLALNAAVEAARAGEQGRGFAVVATEVRNLAQRSAGAAKEIKGLINDSAEKVRVGSSLVDQSGKALAEIVDSVKKVTDIVAEIAAASQEQSAGIDQVNHAVLQMDEMTQQNAALVEEAAAAARAMQEQAGELARQVSFFQVGEASAEVATEKARSQSVMAEAEAVFAAVRSSNAPAQRAPKAEAADAGSWKEF